One Mus musculus strain C57BL/6J chromosome 2, GRCm38.p6 C57BL/6J genomic window, CAAAATTTCTTATGTTCTTGGAAGATTCCTTTTCACTTGAATGGCTGTTTCCTTAGCTAAAGATTTTGGATTTTATGGGTTTGACTTTTGATTTCAATTTGGTCCCAATTCCTATACAAACAGTGTCTTCTTCAAAAGAatgctttctgtttctatgttttGCAATGCACTGAGTATATTTTTTATAGCAATCTCAACATTTCAGATTTCAAATTTAGATCATTGATCTATTTGcaattcttctcttctcttttattttctttttttacattaaaatccTAGGATGTTTATTACAAAGATAAACCCTGATCTATGACATGTGTTTATTGATAGGATTTCTGGTATCGGGTAAGGACACCAAGACCTCCAAAGCTTTTGGATTCGCAGTGACCAGGGTGCACTACAAGAAGGATCTGATAATACTGAATGAGAATAGCTTTGATCTCCTTCTTAGAATTTTCATCCACATATTTTTGGTAATAAGTCACCAGATCTTTTGAGATGGACTGCCAGTGAGCATAAATTTGGCTATATAACCACCACCCTTCACACCTACCCAGATATCCACACCAGCCAATTGTCCCTTGACCAGAAACAAGCTCCAGTAATTTGTATAGCAGTGTGCACAGCTGGATTATCTCCAGGAGTCTTCCATTCACCTTGATGAGCCCATTTCCTTGTTAGCAGTAGGCCACAGCTGTGGCTGTGTTCTTGTGCCCAAAGACCTACACAGACTGCAGTGGACCCTTGGACTTCATAGCTATACCAGCTCCTCACCACATGGCACCATCACTGAAAAAAAACCTGCAATTATTTTCTCAATATCAATATTGcaactacaaaataaaatttatacaaatagaatTGAAGAGGAGATATAATTGCCTATTTGGAGGCAAAATTCTGTTAATATTTATATAACCAATTAGAAAAGCTTTATGctatctgttatttatttatttttaattaactaatttatttatctattaacaTCTCAAACGCTGCCCCCTTTCCGGCCCccacctcacagagtccctcTCCCATTTTCCTATGAGAGGGTAATCCTCCATTAATCTCCCTACCCGGGGTCATACAGTCTCtaaaggattaggcacatcctttctcATTGAGGACAGATAAGGTAACTCTGTTTCAGAACTTATACCACAGTAAGGCTGCATCTTTACAGAGAATCTCTACCTCAGTTATTGGAGGAGCCCTGTAGAGACTGAGCTTCATGTCTGCTATACATGTGCCAGGAGCCTTGGTTTAGCTCCTGTATGTTTTTTCGTTGGTAGCTCAGTCTTAGAGCTGCCAGGATCCAGGTAAGTTAACTGTATTGgccttcctgtagagttcctattgCCTTCAGAGCCTTAAATTCTTCcccctactcttccataagagttcctgaCCTCTGTTCAATATTTAGGTGTGTGTATCTGCAACTGTTTCAATCAGCTGCTGGGTAAAtcttagaggacagttatgctaaggcCCTGTCTGCAAGGATAACAgaatatcactaatagtgtcagggattggtgcttacccATGGTATGGTTCTCAAGTTGTGCCGGGTTTGGTTGTCCATTACTTTTGTCTGTGTTACATCTATGTCACTACATTTCTTTTAGTCAGGACAGATtttaggtcaaaagttttgtgtctTCATCTCTTCACTGTGGGGGTCCTATCTGGCTAAAAGAGGTGGCCTCTTAAGGTTCCATGTCACCACTGTTAGGCATCTTAGCTAAAATAACCTGCACTGAATTCTGGGAGCCCCTCCCATCTCAGGGCTCTAAAACTTCATAAAATTTCTCCCCACCCAAACCCTTACCAGGTGTGGGGAGAAACAGAATAGAGGGtcagagggccaggagagtgaatggaaattTGCAGCTTGAATTAATTTTGGTACTGAGTCATAGATACAGgtataaattcatttttctgGAGGTGGGGACTCAGTTTTTCAATAAAATTTGATAAAGATaatgtcttttctccagtgtagTTTTTTTGTTGGCATCCATGTCCAATCATCAGATGCTAATAATTATGATTACCCATGCTTAAGTATTCTATTTTATTGCATTGATCTACATTTGTATTTTTTGAGTACTATGCTCTTTTGATTCTAGCTCTgttaaatataatgaaatatgaaCAGGCGATATCTCAGCATGGCCTTTTATGATTCTGTatcaattttaacatttttttttttactttctgtgAAGAATGAAGTAGGGCTTTGATTGAAAATGTGTTGAATCTGTAAGCTAGTGttaaaagaaataacatttttacAGTATTAATTCTACCACATGGCACAAAGAGAAAATGTAAGTTGCATGCTATAAAACTGcattaataataaagtaaaatagtgAATTCTCAGCTAAACTTAATATAACACCTAAAATGTGTTTTAGTTggcaagcaagatggctcagtgcataagaATGCATAATGTTCTTTTAAGTTCAGTTTATATCATATACATCACTTCTCTTACTCCTTAATTTAGCTCAGGTTCTAGGTGATCCAACACTATCATTTGGAATGAAGGGCACTACTGATATCTCCCTccaacataattaaaagtaaaataattcctTTGAATTATTTGCTGACTTGGCAATTTGTGTTGCAGTGATTTTTATTGCAgttaaaatacttatttatagATAATTAATCCATAAACACTAACTTTATTACTatgctataaaataaatatttaaatgaatccTGAGATTGAAGAGAAATAACTACATAATGTATATTCAATTGGACATATTTCCTAAATTGCATAGATCCCTCTCAAACTATGTACAGTTACCATGGCTTTACATGACTAAATACTCCAGTATAGCCTCTATTTTTAGGATAGAGCtacaaaaaataacaataaatgagATGCTGTGGGAGTAATTATCTACATTTTCTCATTGGGAATAAAAGAGCTAAGAATGAATCCAAAAGGGTAGTTTCTATATACAGTTCAGTGCAAGTTGTAACATGGCTGTAGGGAGAGCCAAGATTCAGGCTATGCTCAGCTACAACACATGGTAAGATATAGTCAAGGTACAGTAGTAACATCTCAGCTGTTCAGGAAGAGATACACAACCAAGCTTCAAGTTAGACTATGCAAGCAGATATCAACTGGTTAGCTGAACAAGCTCTGTGGAAAACAGAAGAAGGAACAGCAGAAAGGGATGCTAATTTAATGTGCTATAATCAATACAGTTTTGTCTCATAGCACTAACAGGTTCTTCTTTGAAGCTTAGCTCATATTACTGCACAGTTGTAGTACTGCTGATcatgatatatatttttcctaCCTCTTTATCTCTTTTTCTGACTTTAGGTagatacacataaattaaatgcATAAACTGTGTTAATGAAATTAAtctatacaaattttaaaatatatctcttATTTCAGTcactcctatttttttttctttctttaactgaAAACTAAAGCCAGCTATAAATATGACTTTTGAACCACCCACACTAGGCTCAGGAGATATTCTGCAAGAAAGAGTGGAAAGTTTGTATGtgctaaaagaaaaagagaagttgTGTGCATGTGAAATGTTATCATCTGGACAGTGCATAATCACCAAAATGGCCATCTGAAACAGCTAGAAATGACTGCACTCAGCCTGCACAGGAATGGACACTGGCCAGAGAGACAAGGATCATACAGATTCATGGAGACCTACCTCTAAAAgcagaactgttttttttttttctgaatagatTAATGGAAAGTAGAATCATTTCTTTAAATTACGTATCTCCTGCTGACCCACCAGCTTCAGAAGTACCTGAAGCCTATTGTTACACAGATGATCCTGGTAAAACCAAATGAAGCAAAGATAGCAAATATAAATCTGAGAAAGAGACAGATGAGTAGATGGGAAAAATAGTTGACAGAAATAGAACAAATCAAAGAGTATAGGACAAAGAGAGCAAACCGAATATATTGTAGACCTGTATACAgttataaatgaatgaatttaatttaaaaaatactacaAAACCACTGGGCTTTCAACCATCTGTAAGAATAATAAATcagcaattttaaaagaaatcctaaaattatatatgaaagacagaaatgtaatttttatttttatttctttttaaaatatatacacttTATTTCTATAAGTGTTTTTACTGCATATTTATCTGTGAAATGCTTACATGTCTGGTGCCTATGGAGCTCAGAAAAGGGCTTCAGATcaaggagctgaagttacaggttaTTGAAAACCATCATATCATTGCAAAAATTAAATTTTCAGTGTGAGTGAAAGAAGGGAAGTCCAGAGATGAAAGTTAAAAGTTTACATGCAATAAAGTCTGGAGCTGCTGATCATGAAGAATTTGACAATTCAAGTGAGACACTGATACCAAGTTACCCTGCCCATCGTGCCATTGTTACGATGAACACAAGAGAAATATTTAATTCAAGGTAAAATATactataagaaaatgaaaacacatttttgTTAACATTTCTATTAATCCAAAATATATTACCCTTTTACCGTCATATAGACTTATATATTAAATCATTGTCCTTTAATTGGAACCCTCTATCAAGAGATGGAAAGACaggtgtaaataaaataaaataaatgagagaaCAATAATAGTAACATAGTGTGAAGTCTAAAGCAGGTATCCTTGATTTAATTGTGCATACTCTTTAGTTACTAATTATTGACTGCAATGCTATGGACATAATTTTGGCGATACTAATAAACATCAAGACTGCTaaaacaagaacaagagcaaACCTTATTTTCATCCTCAAACATGGACAGAATACACCAACATTATTTTTTTCGACCAATTTATTGAAACTAGAGGAAAAGTCGAGGGACGTTAGGTGTGAAGAATTTGCTCAAACCCATTTTATCTCATTATCAATGAAATTTGTTAAAAGATGGTCTCTGCAAAATTCACATAATGGCTTGATTTGTTGGTTTGAAGTGAGGATTAAGAAAAGTGATCACTCTCATTACATGCAATTCTCAGTAGGAAATATTTCAAAAGTTGTACTATATTAGTACACAATCTATATTAGTACACATAAACACAGTCTCAGAAAATTCTATTCATTTTGTGATGTGACACAGAATTTCACCCAGGCCACAAGTTAATATTGATTGCCTTCTTCAGAGCCCCCTTCACATCCTTATTTCTCAAACTGTAGATGAGTGGGTTTAACATAGGAATCACAACTGTGTAGAAAACAGAGGCCATTTTGTCTGTGTCCATGGAGTAACTTGAGCTGGGTCGGAAATACATGAAAAGCAGAGTTCCATAAAAAATGGCCACAGCCATGAGGTGGGAAGCACAGGTGGAAAATGCTTTGTGCCTGCCTTCAGCAGAGTTCATCCTGCAGATGGTTGCAATGATGTAGCAGTAGGAGAGAAGGACTGTGACAATGCTACACCCTACCACACAGCCAATTAATGTGAACATCACTATTTCATTGATGGATGTATCTGAGCAGGAGAGGGCCAGCAAGGGTGGAAGGTCACAAAAAAAGTGGTTGATGACATTTGAATTGCAGAAGGACAATCTGAATGCACAGGATGTGTGGATTGTTGAATCCACCAAGCCTATTGCATAGGCAACAGCCACAAGCTGGAtgcagagcttcttggacatttTAATTGTATAGAGCAGGGGATTGCAGATGGCAACATAATGATCATAGGCCATGACAGCTAGCATGAGACATTCTACATCTGCAAAGGCCCCGAAAAAATACAGTTGAATAGCACATAAATTATAAGGAATCCTCTTCTCTGTAGACAAGAAATCAGCCAGCATCTTTGGAGAGATAATGGTGGAATAGCAGATGTCACAGAAGGACAGATTGCTCAGGAAATAGTACATAGGTGTGTGAAGCCTGCTGTCCAACTTGATCAGCAGGATCATCCCTAGATTAGCAATTACAGTTATGCCATAAACAAGGAAGAACAATGCAAAGAGGCCCTGTTGCACATCCTGTCTGCCAGAAAGTCCTAACAAGACAAATTCAGTAAAAACAGTGGTAAAGTTTTCAAACTGCATTCTTTGGATCTGGATATCCTGGatttcaataaagaaagaaaagttgacAGTTATAATTTTTTCTCTGTTCATAGTCAGATTCTTGGTATTTGCCTTTGACAGAAGGAAAAATTGATACAAATCTCCAGTACATGAATTAGAGTATTAGAAATGAATTTGACACAATGTACATTAGTGAGAATATTAGAGCATTTCTCATATCTGCATAGGTCTCTTTAGAATATATAGGACACATTCATTCAAATTTATCCACACATCCAAATAAGCATCATGGCACTATAAGAATATTGCCCCCCTCCTCTATAATTTAAGAAGTGGATAATTTCAGAAACCCAGGCACTGTTTCTCCTATCAGTTTATAAGGAAAACTGACATCTTCAGATAAGAATTGTTCTATTTCATTAATAAAAAACATCACTATATCATCTAAAATGAATAAGCATAATTAAGTAGGGGTAATGATAGTAACCATTCTTAACCCTTCATTCTGTAAACCTATAGAGCATTCCTCAGTGTGATACATATTTGAAGGTAGATTTACATACTTTACTGAAAACATCACAACTTGATCTCTGGTTTCAAAATTTGAGCTACATTTACTATGACTTGGATCTGAGAATTGAGATCCATTGAATTAAATAGAGAGATTCTGGGAAGGTAAACAAACAGATTTGTAAATGTAGAAATCCTGAGCACAAAGACAAGACTGTCAGAAACAGCACTCTATCCTAGTCATGCTGCTAGCAGAGGTGGTCAAATGACTACTAAAACAAGTAGATGACCTGGCAGCTGAATTGTAATAAAGCAGAATCTTGTGTCTGAGCACTGGGGCTTCCAAAGTCTCCAGACTATTTTTTACACTACTTTACTTTATCCTTATTACTCCTAAAACTTGaaccaaatgttttaaatatctctcaatatatagatatttaaaaataatttattttatataatttatttataacttttaagATACATAAATTTGCATGTCTATTATTAAAGTACTAAATGAAATTTGGTAACTTCCCTTTTGATCTTCATATATTTGTCCTTCTCTCATTATTTTCTTAAACATAAAAATGCTTAGTTTTTAAAGCAGTCTTCTGCCTTCTTTCATACCTGCCTTCATACATGTATTTGTTGcaac contains:
- the Olfr1133 gene encoding olfactory receptor 1133, coding for MQFENFTTVFTEFVLLGLSGRQDVQQGLFALFFLVYGITVIANLGMILLIKLDSRLHTPMYYFLSNLSFCDICYSTIISPKMLADFLSTEKRIPYNLCAIQLYFFGAFADVECLMLAVMAYDHYVAICNPLLYTIKMSKKLCIQLVAVAYAIGLVDSTIHTSCAFRLSFCNSNVINHFFCDLPPLLALSCSDTSINEIVMFTLIGCVVGCSIVTVLLSYCYIIATICRMNSAEGRHKAFSTCASHLMAVAIFYGTLLFMYFRPSSSYSMDTDKMASVFYTVVIPMLNPLIYSLRNKDVKGALKKAININLWPG